A region from the Pelobates fuscus isolate aPelFus1 chromosome 3, aPelFus1.pri, whole genome shotgun sequence genome encodes:
- the SEMA4B gene encoding semaphorin-4B gives MGSWSWFFVMGQTLSTLFLLQANEEVIPRLTLQYGSPERTVNRFEADASNHFTTLLLSKDGNTLYVGARESLFSLNSTNFMSAEGQLQLTWKAEDNNKRECVSKGKDSQRDCQNYIKILLPLNSTHLYTCGTYAFSPNCTYIRIADFSLERDSSGNILLDDCKGRCPFDPKYKTTAIMVDGEMYAGTISNFQGNEPIVYKSHDSRISLKTENSLNWLQDPDFVGSAHIPESLPNGNPVGDDDKVYFFFSETGTEFDFFENTIVSRIARVCKGDLGGERVLQRRWTSFLKAQLLCIRQEDGFPFNVLQDMFVLTPGEKHWNSTVFYGVFTSQWNKGGAGGSAVCAFNMRDVQKAFSGLYKEVNRETQQWYTYTHSVPEPRPGACITNRVRNMKINSSLQMPDRVLNFIKDHFLMDSAIRSKPLLLQTQIRYQQISVQRVKGLTQTFDVIFLGTDDGRLHKAVSVGGKEHIIEEIKLFKNSQPVEELLIDHNKGLIYASSRSMVVQIPVSNCSMYRTCGECILSRDPYCAWNKRGCHNVPHHVHEPVSKHWVQDIENADTEKHCERFNSTGPSGRVALSTEEPPTCKKVILDSKSQNNLSCKLLSNLATRLWMHNGKEINSSYLVLQNGELIPLSSPERLGTYECWSVEEDFRKLMVKYCVEAEGVKKTTTQSPKTGAILQKVSAIDKVVNSSSFSSSGSHSAQLLGKSYWYEFIIMTSLFGLVVVVMTLFFLYKKRNQMKSILKPVEHPEKQNKKLRKNGKPAESLPLNGTSAPLPAADHKGYQTLNDNYIISTPVHDPLIINKIVMESEKRPLNVKDTFVEVSPPCQRPRVRLGSEIRDSVV, from the exons gttCACCAGAAAGAACTGTGAACAGGTTTGAGGCTGATGCTTCCAATCATTTTACCACCCTTCTTCTTAGTAAAGATGGAAACACATTGTACGTGGGAGCGAGAGAATCTCTATTTTCACTTAACAGCACAAACTTTATGTCTGCTGAGGGCCAGCTGCAG TTGACATGGAAAGCAGAGGACAACAATAAGAGAGAATGCGTTTCAAAGGGAAAGGATTCACAG AGAGACTGTCAGAACTACATCAAGATCCTCCTGCCATTGAACAGCACACACCTTTATACCTGTGGAACATACGCCTTCAGCCCCAACTGCACTTACATC AgaattgctgacttttctctGGAAAGAGATTCTTCTGGAAATATTCTTCTGGATGATTGTAAGGGACGGTGTCCATTCGATCCAAAATACAAGACTACAGCCATAATGGTTG aTGGAGAAATGTATGCTGGCACTATCAGCAATTTCCAAGGGAACGAGCCCATCGTTTACAAGAGCCACGACAGCAGGATATCGCTGAAGACCGAGAATTCCTTGAACTGGCTCCAAG ACCCAGATTTTGTTGGCTCGGCTCATATCCCGGAGAGTCTTCCCAATGGAAATCCAGTGGGAGATGATGATAAGGTCTATTTTTTCTTTAGCGAGACTGGGACAGAGTTTGATTTCTTCGAGAACACTATTGTTTCAAGGATCGCTCGTGTATGCAAG GGAGACCTTGGTGGAGAGCGTGTCCTACAGAGACGGTGGACTTCATTCCTCAAGGCTCAGTTACTGTGCATACGTCAAGAAGATGGTTTTCCTTTCAATGTCCTTCAAGACATGTTTGTGCTCACACCGGGGGAGAAACATTGGAACAGCACAGTGTTTTACGGGGTCTTCACATCACAATG GAACAAGGGAGGTGCTGGGGGCTCTGCAGTTTGTGCGTTCAACATGCGTGATGTACAGAAGGCTTTCAGTGGCCTCTACAAGGAAGTAAACCGTGAAACCCAGCAGtggtacacatatacacactctgtaccGGAGCCACGGCCTGGCGCT TGCATTACCAACAGAGTGCGGAACATGAAAATCAATTCCTCGCTACAAATGCCTGACCGTGTTCTGAACTTTATCAAGGATCATTTCCTTATGGACAGCGCCATAAGGAGCAAGCCATTACTGCTACAGACACAAATACGCTATCAGCAGATCAGTGTACAGAGGGTCAAAGGACTGACCCAAACCTTTGATGTCATCTTCCTAGGAACAG ATGATGGCAGACTGCACAAAGCAGTGAGTGTTGGTGGCAAGGAGCACATCATCGAGGAGATCAAGCTGTTTAAGAATTCACAGCCAGTTGAAGAGTTGCTTATTGATCACAATAAG GGTCTAATATATGCATCCTCCCGATCCATGGTGGTCCAGATTCCTGTCTCAAACTGCAGCATGTACAGGACGTGTGGTGAATGCATTCTGTCTCGAGATCCCTACTGCGCATGGAACAAGAGAGGCTGTCATAATGTGCCCCACCATGTGCACGAACCAGTCTCAAA ACATTGGGTCCAAGATATTGAAAACGCAGACACAGAAAAGCATTGTGAGCGCTTTAACAGCACAGGACCTTCTGGTCGAGTTGCTTTAAGTACTG AAGAACCACCAACATGTAAAAAGGTTATCCTGGACTCAAAATCACAAAATAATTTGAGCTGTAAACTCTTATCTAACTTGGCAACTCGTCTGTGGATGCACAATGGGAAGGAGATAAACTCCTCTTATTTAGTTTTGCAAAACGGGGAGCTGATTCCTCTGAGTAGCCCAGAAAGGCTGGGGACATACGAATGCTGGTCTGTAGAAGAAGACTTCAGAAAGCTAATGGTGAAATATTGTGTGGAAGCAGAGGGTGTGAAAAAGACAACTACTCAAAGTCCAAAAACAGGAGCAATACTTCAGAAAGTGAGTGCGATTGATAAAGTTGTAAACTCCTCATCGTTTAGCTCTTCTGGGAGCCATTCTGCGCAACTACTGGGGAAATCCTACTGGTACGAATTCATAATCATGACCTCATTGTTTGGGTTGGTAGTTGTGGTTATGACCCTTTTTTTCTTATATAAGAAACGGAACCAAATGAAATCCATACTGAAGCCAGTAGAGCACCCCGAAAAGCAGAACAAGAAACTCCGTAAAAATGGGAAACCTGCAGAAAGCTTGCCATTGAATGGGACCAGTGCTCCGCTTCCAGCAGCTGATCACAAAGGTTACCAGACTCTCAATGACAACTACATAATCAGCACTCCTGTCCATGACCCATTGATCATCAATAAAATAGTAATGGAATCGGAGAAAAGGCCATTAAATGTCAAGGATACTTTTGTAGAGGTGTCTCCACCATGCCAGAGGCCCAGAGTACGGCTGGGATCAGAAATCCGAGATTCAGTAGTATGA